From the Sphingomonas phyllosphaerae 5.2 genome, one window contains:
- the rplP gene encoding 50S ribosomal protein L16: protein MLQPKRTKFRKAFKGRIHGDAKGGTSLNFGSYGLKAMEPDRITARQIEAARRAITRHIKRQGRLWIRVFPDVPVSSKPAEVRMGSGKGSPEFWAARVKPGRILFELDGVEGPLAAEAFERAAMKLPIKTKVVARLGDTSHLGGE, encoded by the coding sequence ATGCTGCAACCGAAGCGCACCAAGTTCCGCAAGGCGTTCAAGGGCCGTATTCACGGCGACGCCAAGGGCGGTACGTCGCTGAACTTCGGCTCCTATGGCCTCAAGGCGATGGAGCCGGATCGTATCACCGCGCGTCAGATCGAGGCGGCCCGCCGCGCGATCACACGCCATATCAAGCGCCAGGGGCGTCTGTGGATCCGCGTGTTCCCGGACGTGCCGGTGTCGAGCAAGCCCGCCGAAGTCCGCATGGGCTCGGGCAAGGGTTCGCCGGAGTTCTGGGCCGCCCGCGTCAAGCCGGGCCGGATCCTGTTCGAACTCGACGGCGTCGAAGGGCCGCTGGCCGCGGAAGCGTTCGAGCGCGCCGCGATGAAGCTGCCGATCAAGACCAAGGTCGTGGCGCGCCTCGGCGACACCTCGCACCTGGGAGGCGAGTAA